From the genome of Paludisphaera rhizosphaerae, one region includes:
- a CDS encoding efflux RND transporter periplasmic adaptor subunit, with product MATATQTTEEPRPTFDPSVIAPSNMDDPPPPAPRRRSGLRRLVWLTLIAAAGAAVAAKTGYLPIRRTLVKTPMQRVSRLQIPVTFNARGSLESGRNREVVNRVEGQNRIIFLANDGSTVKKGDLLIELDSSSLRDKLTTERITVQTAAAELQSAVKTREVAEFSLNEYEGGTYPSTKLDADIALKLAKTNLVQAAQRYDWSTSMYQKGLVARSQSVADRDSKANCEITLDRSQGKIAVLENYTKRKKIIELTAAVAKARSDELSKAAKLALEETKKKKYETLIERCKMFAPVDGLVVHNNEASMRPGSQQELLQEGAMARENQVLIKIPDPGSMRVNAKLDESIVSRIPAGSKARIRIDALPGSGLDGKVTAVQQMADPITRETPEIRLYTALIGLDGQNPSLRPGMTAQVEIFVRESEPVVAVPSEAVLEIGNEAFVYVDSDQGPLRRGIRLGGGNGRLIEVVEGLAEGESVSLAPMRLMTDDEKRRAFSTVATSAHDWH from the coding sequence ATGGCGACGGCGACTCAGACGACGGAAGAACCACGGCCCACGTTCGATCCCTCGGTGATCGCACCGTCCAACATGGACGATCCACCGCCGCCGGCTCCGCGTCGTCGGTCTGGCTTGCGTCGCCTCGTTTGGCTCACCCTGATTGCGGCGGCGGGGGCGGCCGTTGCGGCCAAGACGGGCTACTTGCCGATCCGACGGACCCTCGTCAAGACGCCGATGCAGCGGGTCTCGCGCCTCCAGATCCCCGTGACCTTCAACGCTCGCGGCAGCCTGGAGAGCGGCAGGAATCGCGAGGTCGTCAACCGCGTCGAGGGTCAGAATCGGATCATCTTCCTGGCCAACGACGGCTCGACCGTCAAAAAAGGCGATCTTCTCATCGAGCTGGATTCGTCCTCGCTCCGCGACAAGCTGACGACCGAGCGGATCACCGTTCAGACGGCCGCCGCCGAGCTTCAAAGCGCGGTCAAAACCCGCGAGGTCGCCGAGTTCTCGCTCAATGAGTACGAAGGGGGGACGTACCCCTCCACCAAGCTGGACGCCGACATCGCCCTGAAGCTCGCCAAGACCAACCTCGTCCAGGCTGCCCAGCGTTACGATTGGTCGACGAGCATGTACCAGAAGGGGCTCGTCGCCCGGTCGCAGTCGGTCGCCGACCGCGATTCCAAGGCCAACTGCGAGATCACCCTCGACCGCTCCCAGGGGAAGATCGCCGTCCTGGAGAACTACACCAAGCGGAAGAAGATCATCGAGCTGACCGCGGCGGTCGCCAAGGCCCGCAGCGACGAACTCTCCAAGGCGGCCAAGCTCGCCCTGGAAGAGACCAAGAAGAAGAAGTACGAGACGCTCATCGAACGCTGCAAGATGTTCGCCCCGGTGGACGGCCTGGTCGTCCACAACAATGAGGCGTCGATGCGGCCGGGGAGCCAGCAGGAGTTGCTCCAGGAAGGGGCGATGGCTCGCGAGAACCAGGTCCTCATCAAGATCCCCGACCCCGGCTCGATGCGGGTCAACGCCAAGCTCGACGAGTCGATCGTCAGCCGGATTCCGGCCGGGTCCAAGGCGCGGATCCGGATCGACGCCCTTCCGGGCTCAGGCCTGGATGGAAAGGTCACCGCCGTCCAGCAGATGGCCGACCCGATCACCCGCGAGACCCCCGAGATCCGGCTCTACACCGCGCTGATCGGCCTCGACGGCCAGAATCCCTCGCTCCGGCCGGGGATGACCGCCCAGGTCGAGATCTTCGTCCGCGAATCCGAACCCGTCGTCGCCGTCCCGTCCGAGGCCGTCCTCGAAATCGGCAACGAGGCCTTCGTCTATGTGGATTCCGACCAGGGCCCGCTGCGTCGCGGCATCCGCCTCGGCGGCGGCAACGGCCGGCTGATCGAGGTCGTCGAAGGGCTCGCCGAGGGTGAGTCGGTCTCGCTCGCCCCCATGCGGCTCATGACCGACGACGAGAAACGACGCGCCTTCTCCACCGTCGCCACCTCGGCTCACGACTGGCACTGA
- a CDS encoding type II toxin-antitoxin system VapC family toxin has product MAVYFLDTSTLVKRNVQEAGTAWVRNLTRSGTPHDLYIARISVVEFVAAITRRERGGHLTPAQGAAVIGHFRRRVSQRYIVVQLSSALFDDASQLARRYGLRGYDAVQLAAALALHRPRMTRGLSPVTLVSADAELNRTAVAEGVLVENPNQYL; this is encoded by the coding sequence GTGGCCGTCTACTTCCTAGACACCAGCACGCTGGTCAAGCGAAACGTGCAAGAGGCCGGGACTGCGTGGGTCCGCAACCTGACCCGCTCCGGTACGCCTCACGACCTTTACATCGCTCGCATCTCCGTCGTCGAGTTCGTGGCCGCCATCACCCGTCGCGAACGAGGGGGACACCTGACTCCGGCTCAGGGGGCCGCCGTCATCGGGCACTTTCGCAGACGGGTGTCCCAACGCTACATCGTCGTCCAACTCTCTTCGGCCCTGTTCGACGACGCTTCGCAACTCGCCCGGAGGTACGGGCTACGCGGGTACGACGCTGTTCAACTCGCCGCCGCCCTGGCGCTCCATCGGCCGAGGATGACCCGTGGCTTATCGCCCGTAACGCTCGTCTCCGCAGATGCGGAACTCAATCGGACCGCCGTCGCAGAGGGCGTGCTCGTCGAAAACCCGAATCAATACCTCTGA
- the pruA gene encoding L-glutamate gamma-semialdehyde dehydrogenase, with the protein MATTAAGFRGSGTRSFKPGDRERIEDRTRAIGRELFARVGRASRPWRRAWWEDRFMATTLDDPEVRVQLFRFIDVLPALKTAPAVRRHLAEYLDEAGDRVPWWLRTAVALAPPGSEREEMLAASARTAAGLMARKFIAGSTPEEAFQTVLKLRAKKVAFTADLLGEAVISEAEADAYQQTCLHLLKGLAGPLAARPEIPQIDRDVDGPIPRVNLSLKLSSLTTWFDPISPAGTIARTAERLRPILHTARELGAYVHVDMEQYDYRTLSYDLFEAVLSEPDFRDWPDVGIVVQAYQPDAEAELRRLNEFVERRGAPITIRLVKGAYWDYEVLTSRRHGWPEPVFLHKWQSDANYERCTRFLMEHRANLRPACASHNLRSLAHAIATAEVLGLPIDAYELQTLHGMGDAINDALVERGCRVRVYTPYGAMLPGMAYLVRRLLENTSNESFLKASGASGAAVDDLLRDPEETGAMWTKTRKRGALPSEPSPTPALPDVSNLPPFRNEPVADFARAENRRAMQQAIEKVQHELGRHYPLIVDGERIDAPVHAEVISGVTSPPPQYDSSVDPSHLSRVVGYVSRADAGHADRAIAASKAALHSWSATPPAQRAAVLVKAAALMRERKYELAAWEVYECGKPWREADADVAEAIDFCEFYAREMIRLSEPRRRDVPGETNVCDRLPRGVAVVIPPWNFPLAIPCGMTVGPLVAGCPVILKPAEQSPIIASKLVEILLEAGVPPGVLHFLPGEGEVVGQALVNDPRVAVVSFTGSRAVGLLLNRQAAETPKGQNHVKKVIAEMGGKNAIIVDDDADLDEAVVGVLQSAFGYAGQKCSACSRAVVLEGVYDAFLARLAEAGKSLRVGPADDPDTFVGPVIDADARKRILEYREIARQEGRVVLDVDVSEIADRGTFVGPLIVADVKPNARIAQEEVFGPILAVIKAKDLNDALTIAEGTDYALTGGLYSRSPVTIERVRREYRVGDLYINRTITGALVARQPFGGFKLSGVGAKAGGSEYLLEFLLTRSITENTMRRGFAPEDLSTSEE; encoded by the coding sequence ATGGCGACGACTGCGGCGGGGTTTCGAGGATCCGGGACGCGATCGTTCAAACCCGGGGACCGGGAGCGGATCGAGGATCGCACGAGGGCGATTGGTCGGGAGCTGTTCGCGCGGGTCGGGAGAGCGTCACGACCCTGGCGAAGGGCGTGGTGGGAAGATCGCTTCATGGCGACGACCCTCGACGACCCGGAAGTCCGCGTCCAGCTTTTCCGGTTCATCGACGTGCTGCCGGCGTTGAAGACGGCCCCGGCCGTCCGTCGGCACCTGGCGGAGTATCTCGACGAGGCCGGCGACCGCGTCCCCTGGTGGCTGCGGACCGCCGTGGCCCTCGCGCCGCCGGGCTCAGAGCGAGAGGAGATGCTGGCGGCCTCGGCGCGGACGGCCGCCGGGCTGATGGCCCGCAAGTTCATCGCCGGCTCGACGCCCGAGGAGGCGTTCCAGACGGTCCTCAAGCTTCGGGCGAAGAAGGTCGCCTTTACGGCCGACCTGCTGGGCGAGGCCGTCATCAGCGAGGCTGAGGCCGACGCCTACCAGCAGACGTGCCTGCACTTGCTCAAGGGCCTGGCCGGCCCACTCGCCGCCCGTCCGGAAATCCCCCAGATCGACCGCGACGTCGACGGGCCGATCCCTCGCGTCAACCTCTCGCTCAAGCTCTCCAGCCTGACGACCTGGTTCGACCCGATCTCCCCCGCCGGGACCATCGCCCGCACGGCCGAGCGACTCCGCCCCATCCTCCACACGGCCCGGGAGTTAGGGGCGTACGTCCACGTCGATATGGAGCAGTACGACTACCGGACGCTCAGCTACGACCTCTTCGAGGCCGTTCTGTCCGAACCTGACTTCCGAGACTGGCCCGACGTCGGCATCGTCGTCCAGGCGTACCAGCCCGACGCCGAGGCCGAGCTGCGTCGGCTCAACGAGTTCGTCGAGCGCCGGGGCGCTCCGATCACCATCCGCCTGGTCAAGGGAGCGTACTGGGATTACGAGGTCCTCACCTCCCGCCGCCACGGCTGGCCTGAGCCCGTCTTCCTTCACAAGTGGCAGAGCGACGCCAACTACGAGCGTTGCACGCGGTTCCTGATGGAGCATCGAGCCAACCTCCGCCCGGCCTGCGCCAGCCACAACCTGCGAAGCCTGGCCCACGCCATCGCCACGGCCGAAGTTCTCGGCCTCCCGATCGACGCCTACGAGTTGCAGACCCTCCACGGCATGGGCGACGCCATCAACGACGCCCTCGTCGAGCGCGGCTGTCGGGTGCGGGTCTACACGCCTTATGGGGCCATGTTGCCGGGGATGGCGTATCTCGTCCGCCGGCTGCTGGAAAACACTTCGAACGAATCCTTCCTCAAGGCCAGCGGCGCGTCGGGTGCCGCCGTCGACGACCTCTTGCGCGACCCCGAGGAGACCGGAGCCATGTGGACCAAAACCCGGAAGCGTGGAGCCCTCCCCTCCGAGCCGTCGCCGACGCCCGCCCTCCCTGACGTCTCCAATCTCCCCCCCTTCCGCAACGAGCCCGTCGCCGATTTCGCCCGCGCCGAGAACCGCCGAGCAATGCAGCAGGCGATTGAAAAGGTGCAGCACGAGTTGGGCCGGCATTACCCGTTGATCGTCGACGGCGAGCGGATCGACGCCCCGGTCCATGCCGAAGTCATCTCGGGCGTCACATCGCCCCCGCCGCAGTACGACTCCTCGGTCGACCCCAGCCATCTCTCGCGGGTCGTCGGTTACGTCTCCCGGGCCGACGCCGGGCATGCCGACCGGGCGATCGCTGCGTCGAAGGCTGCCCTGCACTCGTGGTCGGCGACGCCCCCTGCCCAACGCGCCGCGGTCCTGGTGAAGGCGGCGGCTCTGATGCGCGAGCGGAAGTACGAGCTGGCCGCCTGGGAGGTCTACGAGTGCGGCAAGCCCTGGCGCGAGGCCGACGCCGACGTCGCCGAGGCGATCGACTTCTGCGAGTTCTACGCCCGCGAGATGATCCGCCTGTCCGAGCCTCGCCGCCGCGACGTCCCCGGCGAAACGAACGTCTGCGACCGCCTCCCGCGTGGGGTCGCCGTGGTCATCCCCCCCTGGAACTTCCCCCTGGCCATCCCCTGCGGCATGACCGTCGGCCCGCTGGTCGCCGGCTGCCCGGTGATCCTCAAGCCGGCCGAGCAGTCGCCGATCATCGCCTCGAAGCTCGTGGAGATCCTCCTGGAAGCCGGCGTGCCGCCGGGCGTGCTGCACTTCCTCCCGGGCGAAGGCGAAGTGGTCGGCCAGGCTTTGGTGAACGACCCGCGCGTGGCGGTGGTCTCGTTCACGGGCTCCCGGGCGGTCGGGCTCCTGTTGAACCGGCAGGCGGCCGAAACGCCCAAGGGGCAGAACCACGTCAAGAAGGTGATCGCCGAGATGGGGGGGAAGAACGCGATCATCGTCGACGACGACGCCGACCTTGACGAGGCCGTGGTGGGCGTCCTCCAGAGCGCCTTCGGCTACGCCGGCCAGAAGTGCTCGGCCTGCTCGCGGGCCGTGGTTCTGGAGGGGGTTTACGACGCCTTCCTCGCTCGGTTGGCCGAGGCCGGCAAGTCGCTTCGCGTCGGACCGGCCGACGATCCGGATACCTTCGTCGGCCCGGTCATCGACGCCGACGCCCGCAAGCGAATCCTCGAATACCGCGAGATCGCCAGGCAGGAAGGTCGCGTCGTGCTCGACGTGGACGTCTCGGAGATCGCCGATCGCGGCACGTTCGTCGGCCCGCTGATCGTCGCCGACGTGAAGCCGAACGCCCGAATCGCCCAGGAGGAAGTCTTCGGCCCGATCCTGGCCGTCATCAAGGCGAAGGACCTGAACGACGCCCTGACGATCGCCGAGGGAACCGACTACGCCCTGACCGGCGGCCTCTACTCGCGCAGCCCGGTCACCATCGAACGCGTCCGCCGAGAGTACCGCGTCGGCGACCTCTACATCAACCGCACGATCACCGGCGCCCTGGTCGCCCGCCAGCCGTTCGGCGGCTTCAAGCTCTCAGGAGTCGGCGCCAAGGCCGGGGGCTCCGAGTATCTCCTGGAATTCCTCCTCACCCGCTCCATCACCGAGAACACGATGAGGCGCGGCTTCGCGCCGGAGGATCTGTCGACGAGCGAGGAGTGA
- a CDS encoding RidA family protein has protein sequence MQHAFLVATPRPGDSAAAEAADAVGMLGAALDEIGARRSVVRQTVFLADEDDVEPCREVLRAFYSGDWPATSFVPQPPADGSRMAMEVWSVGRGESDVAIRRMEERLVCAAANGVAWLHADGFEPGPDAAGVAAVHSQTLATLRSLIVALGRAGSGLDAVVRTWLHLGDIVGPEGDTQRYKELNRARADVYRSVAFLSRLYPFNGNRRRPQFPASTGIGTTGRGIRMGALAMESARSDVRAVPLENPRQTPAFDYSAVYSPSSPKFSRGMALAVGREALILVSGTASITASETRHVGDAAAQTHETLENIAALIGEANLARHDLPGRGATLDDLTCARVYIKRESDRDAVLAACRERIDGVPVVFTLADVCRPDLLVEIEAVAASRAPVDDSCEVER, from the coding sequence GTGCAGCATGCTTTTCTCGTGGCGACGCCGCGTCCCGGCGATTCGGCCGCGGCGGAGGCGGCGGACGCCGTTGGCATGCTCGGGGCTGCGCTCGATGAGATTGGGGCGAGACGCTCGGTCGTCCGGCAGACCGTCTTTCTCGCCGACGAGGACGATGTCGAGCCTTGTCGCGAGGTTCTGCGCGCCTTCTACAGCGGGGACTGGCCGGCGACCTCGTTCGTCCCTCAGCCGCCGGCCGACGGGAGCCGCATGGCGATGGAGGTCTGGTCCGTCGGCCGCGGCGAATCCGACGTCGCGATCCGGCGGATGGAGGAGCGGTTGGTCTGCGCGGCGGCGAACGGGGTCGCGTGGCTGCACGCCGACGGCTTCGAGCCCGGCCCGGACGCAGCAGGCGTTGCGGCGGTGCATTCTCAGACGCTCGCGACGCTCCGCTCGCTGATCGTCGCCCTGGGTCGCGCCGGCTCAGGGCTCGACGCCGTGGTCCGCACCTGGCTGCATCTGGGCGACATCGTCGGTCCCGAGGGGGATACCCAACGCTACAAGGAGTTGAATCGGGCGCGGGCGGACGTCTATCGCTCGGTTGCCTTTCTGTCGCGGCTCTATCCTTTCAACGGCAACCGCCGCCGGCCACAGTTTCCCGCCAGCACCGGCATCGGAACGACCGGACGAGGGATCCGCATGGGAGCCCTGGCGATGGAATCCGCCCGTAGCGACGTTCGGGCCGTACCGCTGGAGAACCCCCGTCAGACCCCGGCCTTCGACTACTCGGCCGTTTACAGTCCTTCGAGCCCCAAGTTCTCGCGAGGGATGGCGCTGGCGGTCGGTCGCGAGGCCTTGATCCTCGTCTCCGGCACGGCGAGCATCACTGCCTCGGAGACCCGCCACGTCGGCGACGCCGCCGCCCAGACGCACGAGACGCTGGAGAACATCGCCGCGCTGATCGGCGAGGCGAACCTGGCCCGCCATGACCTCCCCGGCCGGGGTGCGACGCTCGACGACCTGACCTGCGCCCGGGTCTACATCAAGCGTGAGAGCGATCGGGACGCCGTCCTCGCGGCATGTCGGGAGCGGATCGACGGCGTCCCCGTCGTGTTCACGCTGGCCGACGTCTGCCGCCCCGATCTGCTCGTTGAGATCGAGGCCGTGGCGGCCTCTCGCGCCCCCGTCGACGACTCCTGCGAGGTGGAACGATGA
- a CDS encoding DUF1553 domain-containing protein, giving the protein MSGISGLARLAATALAALAGVSVGLAQTPVEDRLDRTVPAETSVVFAKQVAPLLSRGGCNAVDCHGSSKGKGGLSLSLFGGDATLDHEAFTADAHGRRIDRVEPARSLMILKATGQVEHGGKRRFEPSSPEAALLTAWIAQGARLDDPRLPGVVALEVTPRQAVFAPGSHAQVKVTAVLTDGARRDVTREAVVRSSDPKVATVDADGSAKAVAPGQAAVSASYQHRFGSMMLVVPRDLPGGFPDVRPANVVDDAVLARLRLLGIPPSETCDDATFLRRVSLDVTGRLPSPEEVVAFLDDSTADKRARLIDRLLASEDFVDFQTMKWGDLLRIKSEYPSRLWPKAVASYTRYIRESIAADKPYDQFVRELLTAYGSNFRDGPANYCRAAAGKNPQTFADATALVFLGKRTACARCHAHPDDSWTQDDELAFAAFFARVGFKPSNEWKEEVVYYNPKGVVRDPRTNQVVAPRLPGGQPLTFGPDEDPRRTLAEWMTSPADEDFARAIANRVWFWLLGRGIVHEPDDFRPSNPPSQPELLDRLAYEVVASRYDLKHLFRLILNSKTYQASSKTRPENADDFACFSHHVPRRLSAEQLLDAFVQITGTPEKFTSRIPEPFTILPPDTRAVQLTDGNIEESPFPFLELFGRPARDTPYERERDDEPTLRQALYLANSDHLESKIAASAVLKQMLDSHEPDAATVERLYLATLSRRPSEAERKAAVDLLTRDPKVRPQALRDLLWALFNTKEFLFNR; this is encoded by the coding sequence ATGAGCGGAATCTCGGGGCTCGCCCGGCTTGCCGCGACGGCTCTCGCCGCCCTGGCCGGCGTGTCGGTCGGCCTGGCGCAGACGCCGGTCGAGGACCGCCTGGACCGGACCGTCCCGGCCGAGACGAGCGTCGTTTTCGCGAAGCAGGTGGCCCCGCTCCTGAGCCGGGGCGGCTGCAACGCCGTGGACTGTCACGGCTCGTCGAAGGGGAAGGGGGGGCTCTCGCTGTCGCTCTTTGGCGGCGACGCGACGCTTGACCACGAAGCTTTCACGGCCGACGCCCACGGCCGGCGCATCGACCGCGTCGAGCCCGCGCGAAGCCTGATGATCCTCAAGGCGACCGGCCAGGTCGAGCACGGCGGCAAACGTCGGTTCGAGCCTTCTTCTCCGGAGGCCGCGCTGTTGACGGCCTGGATCGCCCAGGGAGCCCGACTCGACGACCCCCGCCTTCCCGGCGTCGTGGCTTTGGAAGTCACGCCGCGTCAGGCCGTGTTCGCGCCGGGGAGTCACGCCCAGGTCAAGGTGACGGCCGTCCTGACCGACGGCGCACGCCGCGACGTCACCCGAGAGGCCGTCGTCCGGTCGTCGGATCCCAAGGTGGCGACCGTCGACGCCGACGGTTCGGCGAAGGCCGTCGCGCCGGGGCAGGCGGCTGTCTCGGCGTCGTACCAGCACCGGTTCGGTTCGATGATGCTGGTCGTCCCTCGCGACCTTCCCGGCGGCTTCCCTGACGTTCGACCGGCGAACGTCGTGGACGACGCCGTCCTGGCGAGGCTGCGTCTGCTGGGGATTCCTCCATCAGAGACCTGCGACGATGCGACGTTCCTCCGGCGCGTCAGCCTGGACGTGACCGGTCGCCTCCCTTCGCCCGAGGAGGTCGTCGCGTTCCTCGATGATTCGACCGCCGACAAGCGGGCCCGTCTGATCGACCGTCTCCTCGCCAGCGAGGACTTCGTCGACTTTCAGACCATGAAGTGGGGCGACCTGCTGCGGATCAAGAGCGAATATCCCAGTCGACTTTGGCCCAAGGCGGTCGCCTCGTATACGCGGTACATCCGCGAGAGCATCGCCGCCGACAAACCCTACGACCAGTTCGTCCGCGAATTGCTGACCGCCTACGGATCGAACTTCCGCGACGGTCCGGCCAACTACTGCCGCGCCGCGGCCGGCAAGAATCCCCAGACCTTCGCCGACGCGACGGCCCTGGTTTTCCTCGGCAAGCGGACCGCCTGCGCCCGCTGCCACGCCCACCCGGACGATTCGTGGACCCAGGACGATGAACTCGCGTTCGCCGCCTTCTTCGCCCGGGTCGGCTTCAAGCCGTCCAACGAGTGGAAGGAGGAGGTCGTCTACTACAACCCTAAAGGCGTCGTCCGCGACCCGCGCACCAACCAGGTCGTCGCCCCTCGACTGCCGGGCGGTCAGCCCCTGACGTTCGGCCCGGACGAGGACCCCCGGCGCACGCTGGCTGAATGGATGACCTCGCCGGCCGACGAGGACTTCGCTCGCGCGATCGCCAACCGGGTCTGGTTCTGGCTGCTGGGCCGGGGGATCGTCCACGAGCCCGACGACTTCCGCCCGTCCAACCCGCCGTCGCAGCCCGAACTGCTCGACCGCCTGGCCTACGAGGTGGTCGCCAGCCGCTACGACCTGAAACACCTGTTCCGCCTGATCCTCAACTCGAAGACCTACCAGGCGTCGTCGAAGACCAGGCCCGAGAACGCCGACGACTTCGCCTGCTTCTCACACCACGTACCGCGGCGGCTCTCGGCCGAGCAACTGCTGGACGCCTTCGTGCAGATCACCGGGACGCCCGAGAAGTTCACCAGCCGCATCCCCGAGCCCTTCACGATCCTGCCGCCCGACACCCGCGCCGTGCAGTTGACGGACGGCAACATTGAGGAGTCGCCTTTCCCGTTCCTGGAACTCTTCGGCCGACCGGCTCGCGACACGCCCTATGAGCGCGAGCGGGACGACGAGCCGACTCTGCGCCAGGCCCTCTATCTGGCGAACTCGGATCACCTGGAATCCAAGATCGCCGCCAGCGCCGTGCTCAAGCAGATGCTGGATTCGCACGAGCCGGACGCCGCGACCGTCGAGCGGCTCTATCTGGCGACCCTCAGCCGCAGGCCCAGCGAGGCCGAGCGCAAGGCCGCCGTCGACCTTCTGACGCGCGACCCCAAGGTCCGTCCGCAGGCGCTCCGCGACCTGCTCTGGGCGCTCTTCAACACCAAGGAATTCCTGTTCAATCGTTGA
- a CDS encoding DUF1501 domain-containing protein gives MLDIRYGALTRTCDGVGRRDFLRVGTFGLLGLSAADWLALRARGEVAPAPRARSVIQLWMGGGPSQIDTFDPKPDAPEAITGPLRKPVQTKVPGTFISQLLPKLAEQADKFTILRGMTHGNNSHETATYMMMTCTSPTDDVVYPTVGSVVAQLRAPGGSTANGLPPYVTLTQPLGRISEAGFLGSSARSFATGGDPNSKDFRVQGLVPPRGATNERIQQRRGLVATLDAMAREVEDDPASRELDAHRGKAYDLILGDARKAFDLSGEKDELRDRYGRNPFGQSCLLARRLVEHGVPFVTINMGGWDTHTDNFGALEKRQAPTLDGGFATLLADLADRGLLDSTIVLWYGEFGRTPQVQAAPPWFGGRHHFGAVFSAVVAGGGFQGGHVLGSSDARGERLKDRPIYPWDLSASMYQLLGIDPMGRLPHPLGCVAHVTPLSAGDVPTGGVLKEIM, from the coding sequence ATGCTCGACATCCGCTACGGCGCCTTGACCCGCACCTGCGACGGCGTCGGCCGTCGCGATTTCCTTCGAGTCGGGACGTTCGGTCTGCTGGGTCTCTCCGCGGCCGACTGGCTCGCGCTGCGGGCTCGGGGCGAGGTCGCCCCCGCGCCTCGGGCGCGGTCGGTGATCCAACTCTGGATGGGGGGCGGCCCGTCGCAGATCGACACCTTCGACCCCAAGCCCGACGCCCCCGAGGCGATCACCGGGCCGCTTCGCAAGCCCGTCCAGACGAAGGTGCCGGGGACGTTCATCAGCCAGCTCCTGCCGAAGCTCGCCGAACAGGCCGACAAGTTCACGATCCTCCGCGGCATGACTCACGGCAACAACAGCCATGAGACGGCGACCTACATGATGATGACCTGCACGAGCCCGACCGACGACGTCGTCTATCCGACGGTCGGCTCGGTCGTCGCGCAGCTTCGCGCTCCCGGCGGCTCGACGGCCAACGGCCTGCCTCCTTACGTCACCTTGACCCAGCCTCTGGGAAGGATCTCCGAGGCGGGCTTCCTCGGCTCGTCTGCCAGGAGCTTCGCCACCGGCGGAGACCCCAACTCGAAGGACTTCCGCGTTCAGGGGTTGGTTCCGCCTCGCGGTGCGACCAACGAGCGGATCCAGCAGCGTCGCGGCCTCGTCGCGACACTCGACGCGATGGCCCGCGAGGTCGAGGACGATCCCGCCTCGCGCGAGCTGGACGCACACCGCGGCAAGGCCTACGACCTGATCCTCGGCGACGCTCGCAAGGCCTTCGACCTCTCCGGCGAGAAGGACGAACTCCGCGATCGCTACGGCCGCAACCCGTTCGGCCAGAGCTGCCTGCTGGCTCGTCGGCTTGTGGAGCACGGCGTCCCCTTCGTCACCATCAACATGGGCGGTTGGGACACCCACACCGACAACTTCGGGGCTCTGGAGAAGCGGCAGGCGCCGACGCTCGACGGCGGTTTCGCCACGCTGCTCGCCGACCTGGCCGACCGTGGGCTGCTCGATTCGACCATCGTCCTCTGGTACGGCGAGTTCGGCCGCACGCCTCAGGTCCAGGCCGCGCCGCCGTGGTTCGGCGGTCGGCACCACTTCGGCGCGGTCTTCTCGGCGGTGGTCGCCGGCGGCGGATTCCAGGGGGGGCATGTCCTCGGCTCCAGCGACGCCCGAGGCGAGCGCCTCAAGGATCGGCCGATCTACCCGTGGGACCTCTCGGCCAGCATGTACCAGTTGCTGGGGATTGACCCGATGGGTCGCCTGCCGCATCCGCTCGGCTGCGTGGCTCACGTCACCCCCTTGAGCGCCGGCGACGTCCCGACCGGGGGCGTGCTCAAGGAGATCATGTGA